Proteins from a genomic interval of Enterococcus faecium:
- a CDS encoding carbohydrate ABC transporter permease produces MQQDKTSNINEKKITLCSLIPGMGQFVNGQAFKGIVFFAIFVLFIGQMLLGGFHALVGLVTLGSIPMEDHSLFILIEGTLQFIITIIFLIFYGLNLLDAYRVAKMRQEGKKINRTMKEVIHNIGDEGFPYLLTLPAYLLMIFTIIFPVLVTLFTAFTNYDFNHIPPASLIDWVGAKNFFSIFFLSSYRNTFFAVFSWTVIWTLCATTLQITLGILTAVVAHQKFIKFKRIFGIIFLLPWAVPAFITIMSFSNIFNDSVGAINTQVIPFINQLPFVDISAISWKTDPNWTKVAIILVQGWLGFPYIYVMVTGILQSISEDLYEAAKIDGANAWQRFSNITLPAVFLVAAPTFITQYTGNFNNFSMIYLFNNGGPGSVGGGAGSTDILISWIYKLTTGTSPQYSMASAITLIISVIVICVSLLVFKKTNAFNMGD; encoded by the coding sequence ATGCAGCAAGATAAAACAAGCAATATCAACGAAAAAAAAATCACGCTTTGTTCACTTATTCCAGGGATGGGGCAGTTTGTAAATGGCCAAGCTTTTAAAGGTATCGTTTTTTTCGCCATATTCGTCCTATTCATTGGTCAGATGCTTCTGGGCGGATTTCATGCATTGGTAGGATTGGTTACTTTGGGAAGTATACCAATGGAAGATCATTCATTATTTATTTTGATTGAAGGCACTTTGCAATTCATCATTACAATCATTTTCTTGATTTTTTACGGTTTGAATCTTTTAGACGCTTATCGAGTAGCGAAGATGCGTCAAGAGGGCAAAAAAATCAATCGGACGATGAAGGAAGTCATACATAATATAGGTGATGAAGGTTTTCCTTATCTATTGACACTTCCCGCTTATCTTCTCATGATTTTTACGATCATTTTCCCAGTCCTAGTTACATTGTTCACTGCATTTACTAATTATGACTTCAATCATATTCCACCAGCCAGTTTAATTGATTGGGTAGGGGCTAAAAACTTTTTTAGTATCTTCTTTTTAAGCTCATATCGTAATACTTTTTTTGCAGTCTTTTCGTGGACCGTGATTTGGACTTTATGTGCAACAACTTTGCAAATCACCCTTGGTATTCTCACAGCGGTTGTTGCTCACCAGAAATTTATTAAATTCAAACGTATTTTCGGTATCATTTTCTTATTACCATGGGCGGTCCCAGCTTTTATTACTATCATGAGTTTTTCGAATATATTCAACGATAGCGTAGGTGCCATCAATACTCAAGTGATTCCTTTCATAAACCAGCTTCCTTTTGTAGATATCAGTGCAATCTCTTGGAAAACGGACCCGAACTGGACGAAAGTAGCAATTATCTTAGTGCAGGGCTGGTTAGGATTTCCCTATATCTATGTGATGGTTACAGGAATCTTACAATCGATTTCAGAAGACTTATATGAAGCAGCAAAAATCGACGGAGCAAATGCATGGCAGCGCTTTTCAAACATCACGCTTCCTGCTGTCTTCCTAGTGGCAGCGCCAACATTTATTACACAGTATACGGGGAATTTCAATAATTTCTCCATGATCTATCTGTTTAACAATGGTGGTCCCGGAAGCGTAGGCGGAGGAGCTGGTTCTACTGATATTCTTATTTCCTGGATCTATAAACTTACGACTGGAACTTCTCCGCAGTATTCTATGGCTTCAGCAATCACGTTGATTATCTCCGTCATCGTTATCTGTGTGTCATTGCTGGTATTTAAAAAGACAAATGCGTTCAATATGGGGGATTAA
- a CDS encoding maltodextrose utilization protein MalA: MQTFPLNYFSALRTPTQVFAGRKLLSWPKFFLIFVFLVSLMVMPVTLFYANQIQAIPLEQFLSVHSLIDEQGTQKFSELELSETGLQASQQTIAVTPEILVGVSLSEKQQSDHGTFIDFEKEQWVIQQKDKSGIRRYTMNYSPSFQPDSVRTPEDFQRFLEREFYASNRPTIILSYSLSLGLVLFVMTSLILFGASFFLWMTRKSQLSSIHTFKESANLMLNVMGIGSMAAAVVGFIHFDFILMLSVQTTITVLLLLWVFVKTRFKDKRVE, encoded by the coding sequence ATGCAAACATTTCCGTTAAACTATTTTTCCGCATTACGTACGCCAACTCAAGTGTTTGCGGGACGCAAACTATTATCATGGCCTAAATTTTTCTTGATATTTGTATTTTTAGTTTCCTTGATGGTCATGCCTGTGACTCTTTTTTATGCCAATCAGATCCAAGCGATTCCATTAGAACAATTTCTATCCGTTCATTCGCTGATCGATGAACAAGGAACCCAAAAATTTTCTGAACTTGAATTATCTGAAACTGGGTTACAAGCATCGCAACAAACGATAGCTGTGACCCCTGAAATTTTGGTAGGTGTGTCTTTATCTGAGAAACAACAATCCGATCATGGAACTTTTATTGATTTTGAGAAGGAACAATGGGTGATCCAACAAAAGGATAAATCTGGTATACGCCGCTATACGATGAATTATAGCCCATCTTTCCAACCAGATTCTGTACGTACGCCCGAAGATTTCCAACGATTTTTAGAAAGAGAATTTTATGCCAGTAATCGTCCAACAATCATTTTATCTTATAGTTTAAGTCTTGGTCTTGTCCTATTTGTCATGACGAGTCTCATTTTATTCGGGGCTTCCTTTTTCTTGTGGATGACAAGAAAAAGCCAACTTTCATCCATTCATACATTCAAAGAGAGTGCAAATTTGATGCTGAATGTTATGGGAATAGGTTCCATGGCAGCAGCAGTTGTAGGGTTTATCCACTTTGACTTTATCTTGATGCTAAGTGTCCAAACAACGATAACTGTCTTGCTGCTTTTATGGGTTTTTGTCAAAACAAGATTCAAAGATAAGCGTGTCGAATGA
- a CDS encoding sugar ABC transporter permease, which produces MKKFHSSARFQKRLSHFFTYFFLLILSVIIIYPLLITASTAFKSGNIAAFSLDLSSDWTLGNFTRLFSETLYGTWYKNTLIISVLTMIVQVTVVTLAGYTYSRYRFIGRKSSLMFFLVIQMVPTMAALTAFYVMAFLLEALDKYWFLTMIYIGGGIPMNTWLMKGYFDTVPIDLDESAKLDGAGHFRIFFQIVLPLVKPMLAVQALWAFMGPFGDFMLAKFLLRTPENQTVAVGLQTFISDVTNQRVSLFAAGAILIALPICLLFFFLQKNFVTGLTSGGTKG; this is translated from the coding sequence ATGAAAAAATTTCATTCGAGTGCTCGATTCCAAAAACGACTTTCTCACTTTTTTACTTACTTTTTTCTTTTAATACTGTCAGTCATTATCATCTATCCGCTTTTGATCACAGCAAGTACTGCCTTCAAGTCAGGAAATATTGCAGCTTTTAGTTTAGATCTTTCAAGTGACTGGACTTTAGGAAACTTTACTCGGCTATTCAGTGAAACACTTTACGGGACTTGGTATAAAAATACATTGATCATTTCTGTCCTAACAATGATCGTACAAGTGACTGTAGTAACTTTGGCGGGCTATACTTATAGTCGCTATCGTTTTATCGGCCGCAAATCAAGTTTGATGTTCTTTTTAGTGATTCAGATGGTACCGACTATGGCAGCATTGACTGCCTTTTATGTCATGGCTTTCTTATTAGAAGCGCTCGATAAGTACTGGTTCTTGACAATGATCTATATAGGCGGTGGAATTCCAATGAATACTTGGCTGATGAAAGGATACTTTGACACTGTACCAATAGATTTAGATGAATCTGCTAAACTTGATGGGGCAGGGCATTTCAGGATTTTTTTCCAGATTGTATTACCGCTTGTCAAACCGATGCTCGCCGTTCAAGCATTATGGGCTTTTATGGGACCTTTTGGGGATTTCATGTTAGCTAAGTTCCTGCTTCGAACACCTGAAAATCAGACTGTTGCTGTCGGCTTACAAACATTTATTTCTGATGTGACAAACCAAAGAGTCTCTCTTTTTGCTGCTGGGGCAATTTTGATTGCACTACCGATTTGTCTATTATTCTTCTTTTTACAAAAGAACTTTGTTACCGGCCTGACATCTGGCGGAACAAAAGGATAG